One Brevibacterium spongiae DNA segment encodes these proteins:
- a CDS encoding isochorismatase family protein, with amino-acid sequence MAKALLIVDVQNDFTEGGALGVTGGDRVATGITRHLAAHAGDYDAIIASRDWHDADSDNGGHFSDSPDFVDSWPIHCVAGTAGAEFDPLLDTAPITHEVRKGQGRPDYSAFQGTTGTGSRLGELLTDLTITEVDVVGLATDHCVRASALDALTAGVAVRVLADLVAGVGEDSSAAALTEVEQAGATLA; translated from the coding sequence ATGGCCAAGGCACTTCTCATCGTCGACGTCCAGAATGATTTCACCGAAGGCGGCGCGCTCGGCGTCACCGGCGGCGACCGCGTGGCCACGGGCATCACGCGCCACCTTGCCGCACACGCCGGCGACTACGATGCGATCATCGCCTCCCGCGACTGGCATGACGCCGACAGCGACAACGGCGGTCACTTCAGTGACAGCCCGGACTTCGTCGACAGCTGGCCGATCCACTGTGTCGCCGGCACGGCTGGTGCCGAATTCGACCCCCTGCTCGACACCGCTCCCATCACCCACGAGGTCCGCAAAGGTCAGGGCCGACCCGACTATTCGGCTTTCCAAGGAACCACGGGAACGGGGAGCCGCCTCGGCGAGCTTCTCACCGATCTCACCATCACCGAGGTGGACGTCGTCGGCCTCGCCACCGACCATTGCGTCCGCGCCTCCGCCCTCGACGCACTGACCGCGGGAGTGGCCGTCCGAGTCCTCGCCGACCTCGTCGCAGGCGTCGGGGAGGACTCGAGCGCGGCGGCCCTGACAGAGGTGGAACAGGCGGGCGCCACCCTCGCATGA
- a CDS encoding DoxX family protein — MTFGPSLLQTAGRMLTAPIFISGGLSAVKDPAGKAAMAESTLDTMREYVPGLPDDNELLVRINGGVQILAGATLFFGIKPRLSALALAGSLIPTTLAGHSFWEMEGGEAKAHQTQFSKNLAALGGLMLIAGSGDNSKAIEKAANKAAKKAAKKAEKRALKQA, encoded by the coding sequence ATGACTTTCGGACCATCGCTGCTGCAGACTGCAGGACGCATGCTCACCGCCCCGATCTTCATCAGCGGAGGACTCTCCGCCGTGAAGGACCCGGCAGGAAAGGCGGCGATGGCCGAGTCGACGCTCGACACGATGCGCGAATACGTGCCGGGCCTCCCCGATGACAACGAACTGCTCGTGCGCATCAACGGCGGAGTGCAGATCCTCGCCGGTGCCACCCTGTTCTTCGGCATCAAGCCGCGGCTGTCCGCGCTGGCGCTCGCCGGATCCCTCATCCCGACCACTCTCGCCGGACACTCGTTCTGGGAGATGGAAGGCGGAGAGGCGAAGGCCCATCAGACGCAGTTCTCGAAGAACCTTGCCGCTCTCGGCGGTCTGATGCTCATCGCCGGATCCGGTGACAACAGCAAGGCGATCGAGAAGGCGGCGAACAAGGCTGCCAAAAAGGCTGCGAAGAAGGCCGAGAAGCGCGCCCTCAAACAGGCCTGA
- a CDS encoding CPBP family intramembrane glutamic endopeptidase → MNTQTQSQAGFAEATGPTGTTPTSDPAPHPPGEADPIAEARPTTEAVDAKGRPLAVVPARVPWLELGIFAVLAFGLAWLACLPLWFSEKGIGDPVLLLACGSAMMFTPLIASIVASIVQRRRARTRGETLASAPRYFGFWPLRPFGRVIWMTVAAFFGIMVLVILGYLLSAAFGWLSLDLTGLSGFKAQAATLPGMDSVPTAAAIAVYLGLMLVSSLTNIFVTIGEEFGWRGWLLTSLRPLGTWPALLIIGVVWGLWHSPLILLGYNFGRPDITGVGFMVGGCIAVGILFGWLRLRTGSVWPAVFAHAALNGCGAMLLGLFVDAGAQTPDPALVAFLGVAGWIVSAVVIVVLVLTGQFRKQPELGIKKPKTGTAAGL, encoded by the coding sequence GTGAACACGCAGACGCAGAGCCAGGCAGGATTCGCCGAGGCGACCGGACCGACCGGGACAACGCCGACATCCGACCCAGCACCCCACCCGCCCGGAGAGGCGGACCCCATCGCTGAGGCCCGCCCCACCACCGAGGCGGTCGATGCGAAGGGCCGTCCGCTCGCCGTCGTACCTGCCCGGGTCCCTTGGCTCGAGCTCGGGATCTTCGCCGTGCTCGCCTTCGGCCTCGCGTGGCTGGCCTGCCTGCCGCTGTGGTTCTCTGAGAAAGGGATCGGTGACCCGGTGCTGCTGTTGGCCTGCGGCAGTGCCATGATGTTCACCCCGCTCATCGCGAGCATCGTCGCCTCGATCGTCCAGCGCCGACGTGCCCGCACCAGGGGAGAGACCCTGGCCAGTGCACCCCGCTACTTCGGCTTCTGGCCGCTGCGTCCTTTCGGGCGGGTCATCTGGATGACGGTGGCCGCCTTCTTCGGGATCATGGTGCTCGTCATCCTCGGCTACCTCCTCAGTGCGGCTTTCGGGTGGCTGAGCCTTGATCTCACCGGGTTGTCCGGGTTCAAGGCACAGGCAGCTACGTTGCCCGGCATGGACTCGGTGCCGACCGCGGCCGCCATCGCCGTCTATCTGGGGCTGATGCTCGTCAGTTCGTTGACCAACATCTTCGTCACCATCGGTGAGGAGTTCGGCTGGAGGGGCTGGCTGCTCACCAGCCTGCGGCCTTTGGGAACCTGGCCGGCGCTGCTCATCATCGGTGTCGTCTGGGGACTGTGGCACTCGCCGCTCATCCTGCTCGGCTATAACTTCGGCCGCCCCGACATCACCGGCGTGGGCTTCATGGTCGGCGGATGCATCGCAGTCGGTATCCTCTTCGGCTGGCTGCGCCTGCGCACGGGTTCGGTCTGGCCGGCGGTCTTCGCTCACGCCGCACTCAACGGATGCGGGGCCATGCTGCTCGGGTTGTTCGTCGACGCCGGGGCGCAGACGCCGGACCCTGCCCTCGTCGCCTTCCTCGGGGTGGCCGGGTGGATCGTCTCTGCCGTTGTCATCGTCGTGCTCGTCCTCACCGGCCAGTTCCGCAAGCAGCCGGAACTGGGAATCAAGAAGCCGAAGACCGGCACCGCGGCCGGCCTCTGA
- a CDS encoding APC family permease, with amino-acid sequence MSDHLSDAHHSSGAGNSPGRPGTGDHLSDSDHLAVLGYGDSFERSMSPWANFALGFTYLSPLVGVYSLLAVALSTGGPPSIWWIVIVACGQLLVALVFGEVVSQFPIAGGIYPWARRLWSKRYAWMAAWVYICALIVTITSVSEFGAGFLASLFGFELNRTTTLVLALVLLVLALAINFSGTKWLARIARIGLFAELIGVIGLGLFLLIFERKHSFSVFFDTMGTAGDGSYLPVFLGAAVAGLFLFYGFEACGDVAEEVSNPARGIPKAMLMTIFVGAISALFSFGGYVLAAPNLDEIVAGEVADPIPAILAGSLGDVGAKIFLLVAILAFISCVLSLQAAASRLIFSFARDGMMPGHRWLSKVTDGTKIPHNALIVACTAPALICVLIWFNDGILVAVTSFAILGIYLAFQMVVLGALRQRVKGWKPAGPWSLGGWGIVVNIAALAYGVFAMILLSLPGDSGSFFADWIVLIGLVVVLAVGFIYLFTARPDRKSDAPEGDAISVAEAIRTHRARR; translated from the coding sequence ATGTCCGACCATCTCTCCGACGCCCATCACTCTTCGGGCGCCGGCAATTCCCCGGGCCGCCCCGGCACCGGGGACCACCTCTCCGACTCCGACCACCTTGCTGTCCTCGGCTACGGTGACTCGTTCGAGCGGTCGATGAGCCCGTGGGCGAACTTCGCCCTCGGCTTCACCTACCTCTCCCCTCTCGTCGGCGTCTATTCCCTGCTGGCCGTGGCACTGTCCACGGGAGGCCCACCGTCGATCTGGTGGATCGTCATCGTCGCCTGCGGTCAGCTGCTCGTCGCCCTCGTCTTCGGCGAGGTCGTCTCCCAGTTCCCCATCGCCGGCGGCATCTACCCCTGGGCCCGACGTCTGTGGAGCAAGCGCTACGCGTGGATGGCAGCCTGGGTCTACATCTGCGCACTCATCGTCACGATCACCTCGGTGTCGGAGTTCGGGGCCGGATTCCTCGCGAGCCTGTTCGGGTTCGAGCTCAACCGCACCACCACCCTCGTCCTCGCTCTGGTTCTGCTCGTGCTGGCACTGGCGATCAATTTCTCGGGCACGAAGTGGTTGGCCCGAATCGCCCGCATCGGACTCTTCGCCGAGCTCATCGGCGTCATCGGTCTCGGCCTGTTCCTGCTCATCTTCGAACGCAAGCACAGCTTTTCCGTCTTCTTCGACACCATGGGCACCGCCGGCGACGGCAGCTATCTGCCCGTGTTCCTGGGTGCCGCCGTCGCTGGGCTCTTCCTCTTCTACGGCTTCGAAGCCTGCGGCGACGTCGCCGAGGAAGTTTCGAACCCGGCTCGCGGAATCCCGAAGGCCATGCTCATGACGATCTTCGTCGGCGCGATCTCGGCCCTGTTCTCCTTCGGCGGGTATGTGCTGGCGGCACCGAACCTCGATGAGATCGTCGCCGGTGAAGTCGCCGACCCGATCCCTGCGATCCTCGCCGGCAGCCTCGGCGATGTCGGTGCGAAGATCTTCCTGCTCGTTGCGATCCTCGCGTTCATCTCCTGCGTGCTCAGCCTGCAGGCCGCCGCGTCGAGGCTGATCTTCAGCTTCGCCCGTGACGGCATGATGCCCGGGCACCGGTGGCTGTCGAAGGTCACCGACGGGACGAAGATCCCGCACAATGCGCTCATCGTCGCCTGCACGGCACCGGCCCTGATCTGCGTGCTCATCTGGTTCAACGACGGCATCCTCGTGGCCGTGACCTCGTTCGCGATCCTCGGCATCTATCTGGCCTTCCAGATGGTCGTGCTCGGCGCGCTGCGGCAGAGGGTCAAGGGTTGGAAACCAGCAGGACCGTGGTCGTTGGGCGGCTGGGGCATCGTCGTCAACATCGCGGCGCTTGCTTACGGAGTTTTCGCGATGATCCTGTTGTCGCTGCCCGGTGACTCCGGGTCGTTCTTCGCCGACTGGATCGTGCTCATCGGCCTCGTCGTTGTGCTGGCTGTCGGGTTCATCTATCTCTTCACGGCACGTCCGGACCGGAAGTCCGACGCCCCGGAAGGCGACGCCATCTCCGTGGCCGAGGCGATCCGGACGCATCGGGCAAGGCGGTAG
- a CDS encoding GNAT family N-acetyltransferase, producing MTIPPAPALTIRPENSGDINAIRALTTAAFDRPDEAGTVDALRESDSGIEGLSFVGVLDGEVIAHAMLSRCFAGEAPGVCLAPCSVLPKHQRTGAGTAVIEALLAEATRCGEAFAVVLGHPEYYPRFGFTPASGYGITLHIDVPDEALMAMPLAGEAPAGALVFAPEFGV from the coding sequence GTGACGATTCCTCCCGCACCCGCGCTCACGATCCGCCCCGAGAACTCCGGCGATATCAATGCGATTCGCGCGCTGACGACCGCCGCCTTCGATCGGCCGGATGAGGCGGGGACCGTCGACGCCCTCCGCGAGTCCGACAGCGGGATCGAGGGGCTCTCGTTCGTCGGTGTGCTCGACGGTGAGGTCATCGCTCACGCCATGCTCTCTCGCTGCTTCGCCGGCGAAGCTCCAGGAGTCTGCCTTGCCCCGTGCTCGGTTCTGCCGAAGCATCAGCGCACCGGTGCCGGCACCGCAGTCATCGAGGCGCTGCTGGCCGAGGCGACCCGATGCGGCGAGGCCTTCGCCGTTGTCCTCGGGCATCCCGAGTACTATCCGCGCTTCGGGTTCACCCCAGCTTCCGGGTATGGCATCACTCTGCACATCGACGTGCCTGATGAGGCGCTCATGGCGATGCCACTGGCCGGCGAGGCGCCTGCCGGGGCATTGGTCTTCGCCCCCGAATTCGGAGTCTGA
- the argG gene encoding argininosuccinate synthase: protein MSKVLSSLPVGEHVGIAFSGGLDTSCAVAWMRHKGAIPCTYTADIGQYDEPDLESVTDRAKEYGAEIARFVDAKRLLVEEGFVALQCGAFNVRSGGKTYFNTTPLGRAVTGTMLVRAMKEDGVDIWGDGSTYKGNDIERFYRYGLMANPKLRIYKPWLDSDFVEELGGRQEMSEWLVEHGYPYRDSAEKAYSTDANIWGATHEAKTLEFLDAGLDIVEPIMGVAAWRDDVEVKSEEVSVRFEAGRPVAINGEEFDDPVALVFKANEIGGRHGLGVSDQIENRIIEAKSRGIYEAPGMALLHVTYERLLNAIHNEDTIALYHEEGRRLGRRMYEGRWLDPQSLMLRESMQRWVASAITGEVTLRLRRGDDYTIVNTEGPNLSYHPEKLSMERVGDAAFGPEDRIGQMTMRNLDIADSRARLEQYAAMGIVSGPTSELVGSLEAGGAEEIANSGAEVDEASDLANLSSAFDAGTD from the coding sequence ATGTCGAAAGTACTGTCTTCGCTCCCAGTCGGTGAGCACGTTGGAATCGCCTTCTCCGGCGGACTGGACACCTCCTGCGCAGTCGCATGGATGCGCCACAAGGGTGCCATCCCCTGCACGTACACGGCCGACATCGGCCAGTACGACGAGCCCGACCTCGAATCAGTGACCGATCGCGCCAAGGAATACGGCGCCGAGATCGCCCGCTTCGTCGACGCCAAGCGCCTGCTCGTCGAGGAGGGCTTCGTCGCCCTGCAGTGCGGCGCGTTCAACGTCCGCTCCGGCGGCAAGACTTACTTCAACACCACTCCCCTGGGCCGCGCCGTCACCGGCACCATGCTCGTGCGGGCCATGAAGGAAGACGGCGTCGACATCTGGGGCGACGGCTCGACCTACAAGGGCAACGACATCGAGCGGTTCTACCGCTACGGCCTCATGGCCAACCCGAAGCTGCGCATCTACAAGCCCTGGCTGGACTCGGACTTCGTCGAGGAGCTCGGCGGCCGCCAGGAGATGAGCGAATGGCTCGTCGAGCACGGCTATCCGTACCGCGACTCGGCCGAGAAGGCCTACTCCACGGATGCGAACATCTGGGGCGCCACCCACGAGGCGAAGACCCTCGAGTTCCTCGATGCAGGACTCGACATCGTCGAACCGATCATGGGCGTCGCCGCCTGGCGCGACGACGTCGAGGTCAAGTCCGAAGAGGTCTCGGTCCGCTTCGAAGCCGGCCGACCGGTCGCCATCAACGGCGAAGAATTCGACGATCCCGTTGCCCTGGTCTTCAAGGCCAACGAGATCGGCGGACGCCACGGCCTGGGCGTGTCCGACCAGATCGAGAACCGCATCATCGAGGCGAAGTCCCGCGGCATCTACGAGGCCCCAGGCATGGCGCTGCTGCACGTGACCTACGAACGCCTGCTCAACGCCATCCACAACGAGGACACCATCGCCCTCTACCACGAAGAGGGCCGCCGCCTCGGTCGCCGGATGTACGAGGGACGCTGGCTCGACCCGCAGTCGCTCATGCTGCGCGAGTCCATGCAGCGGTGGGTCGCCTCGGCGATCACCGGCGAGGTCACCCTGCGCCTGCGCCGCGGCGACGACTACACGATCGTCAACACCGAGGGCCCGAACCTGTCCTACCACCCGGAGAAGCTGTCGATGGAGCGCGTCGGCGACGCCGCCTTCGGCCCCGAGGACCGCATCGGTCAGATGACCATGCGCAACCTCGACATCGCCGACTCGCGTGCCCGCCTTGAGCAGTACGCGGCCATGGGCATCGTCTCCGGCCCGACCTCAGAGCTCGTGGGCTCCCTGGAAGCCGGAGGCGCCGAGGAGATCGCGAACTCCGGTGCCGAGGTGGATGAGGCCAGCGACCTCGCCAACCTGTCCTCGGCCTTCGACGCCGGCACGGACTGA
- a CDS encoding DNA alkylation repair protein: MTSDSSHTAAALAEVVDRQLRDRGNAERAEKEKAYLKSELAHYGVSVPDTRAVVRAAIRGQGLGHDEVIELAQQLWAAPAGGAEPIHERRTAATMVLIQSKDHLGAGDADVIESLLREAKTWALVDPLAGDLVGPLSEQDSGFDPVLERWAEDADFWIRRSALLAHLVPLRQGRGDFERFSRFADEMLEEKEFLIRKAIGWVLRDTSRKRPELVFDWILPRAHRASGVTIREAVKRLSPEQREAVLAAR; this comes from the coding sequence ATGACGTCCGATTCCTCGCACACCGCAGCCGCCCTCGCCGAGGTGGTCGATCGTCAGCTGCGCGACCGCGGCAACGCTGAGCGCGCCGAGAAGGAGAAGGCCTACCTCAAGAGCGAACTCGCTCATTACGGGGTGAGCGTGCCAGACACCCGGGCTGTCGTCCGGGCAGCCATCCGCGGCCAGGGCCTGGGGCATGACGAGGTCATTGAACTGGCTCAGCAATTGTGGGCGGCACCGGCAGGCGGGGCAGAGCCCATCCACGAACGCCGCACCGCGGCCACAATGGTGCTCATCCAATCGAAGGACCACCTCGGTGCCGGTGATGCCGATGTCATCGAAAGCCTTCTGCGTGAGGCGAAGACCTGGGCCCTCGTCGACCCTCTGGCCGGAGATCTCGTCGGACCATTGAGCGAACAGGATTCGGGCTTCGACCCGGTGCTCGAACGCTGGGCCGAGGACGCTGACTTCTGGATCCGCCGCTCGGCACTGCTGGCACATCTCGTGCCCCTGCGGCAGGGCCGTGGTGACTTCGAGCGGTTCTCCCGCTTCGCCGATGAGATGCTCGAGGAGAAGGAGTTCCTCATCCGCAAAGCCATCGGCTGGGTGCTGCGCGACACCTCCCGCAAACGCCCCGAACTCGTCTTCGACTGGATCCTTCCGCGCGCCCACCGGGCGTCGGGAGTCACGATCCGCGAGGCAGTCAAACGGCTCTCCCCCGAACAGCGGGAGGCCGTGCTCGCCGCCAGATGA